The DNA segment TCATGCACATTCCGATCTCGATGCCACCTGATTCGTCGCGTCTCTCTGCCATTGAGATTTTGTTTCCATCAATGGAGACAGCATCAACCTTAACGGGTCTTCCCCACCCGAAATACGACTCGTACACACACAACCGGGTCGACCCGGCAACCGCCCCGAACTGTGAGGACACTTCCGCGTAATCAAATACCATCTTGTATTCTTCCGCAATCGTCTCTATCTTTCTTGAACTAAACCCTTTCACCAAACCGCTGAGTATCTCCACCGCTGTTACAAATCCTCCTTCTCCCGCAAAATCCCCCGCCGTCTTGCTGTCGTAGCTACCCGCCGGAAACATGCAGTTTCCGAAGTAAGTCGGCGGAAGCGGCGGGTCAAGTCGCTCTCTAAAATCCGCAACGAAGAGGAAACTCACGGGTCTCTCCATGTTTCCTTCACGCGCCTTCACGAGGCATGTCCACACGTAAGCGTAGGCGATGACGAAAGTCGACAGGTGGAGCTGACTTGGTGGTGATGACGTGGTCTTGACTCGCTCTCGGAGTCTTTCGACGTCACCGCGTGACAGGACTAGCGTGGAGAAAAAGAAGTCGTCTCCAAGTTCCCATGCAGGAATAGGACTCAGGCTTCTGCTCCCGATGAGTTTGCCTTGTTTGAGAGATCTCACGATCTTGAGCATCTGTTCATCGAGTCCTGTTGTATCTTTGATCAACGACCGATCAAGAGACGGAGTTAGAGTCTCCGGTAGAGAGAAGATGACATTGTTTTCTTCGAGGTGTTGTTTGCACACGTGAGCCCAAGCTTTGATGAACATGGTTGACGTTTTCCCGTCTGAAACGCCGTGGTGTGCCGCGACGCCAATGGAGAATCCTTGGTCTGGGAACAACGTGATTTGAAGAGACAAGACCGTCGCTGAATCATCGGAAACCAGTACTTCGGGTATCAGAGTGTGTAACTCGGAAGCTGGACGTTGTCCATAACcggaaagaagagagaaatcaGCGTCAGTTTCAGCTATGGTAACCAAAATGGCGTCGTTTTGAGAGACGACAATGCTAGGTTTGGGCTCGTTTAGCTCCCAAGTGATGCGGCCGCAGAGAGGGAGGTAGTCGCGGAGGACGAGGGAAAGGGAGAGCTTGAGCTTAGGGAGGATGAATGAGTGGAAATGCTCACGAGTCGACTCGATAAGTCTGTAGAAGAATACTCGCTTGGCTGGCTGGAACACTAGCCATGGTAGATCAAAGAAATTCAATGGGATTGCTAACGAGTTGGCGGAGTTTAGGACGGAGTCTGAGTTGGGAGCGGGGGTGACTTGTGAAACCTCAACGATGTGTATTGTCATTGGTAATAACGGAACAGAAGATTCAAGGGGAACACAATACTTTGGGTAAAGCCGAGAAGGTTGTGTTGGATTTCATTTACCATACAATAGACGGCATGATCCTTTTATAATACTATTTTGTGCGCCTAGTTGGTAAAAGATAACTTGTCAGGAAAATCAcgtttttaattatacttataattTTTCTTCAATTTAGGACATGTAACAGCTATAACCACACTAGTTTATAGTTGTTTACGTATCGGTTTGATGTTGAAACCAACAAACATTTGAGTGAAGATAAACTTCCTAAgattagaaatttttgaaaatgatgCTGTTCTTGGAAGCAAAAATAGCTCCCGAGATGAGAGAGCTCCCACGAAGAACgttagttatataattattgCAGTTCATCTTACTAATGCAAACGCTTGCTACTTCCATTTGAGAAAAGTTAACCATTGATTTTAGGCATAGACTAGTAAtcactaatcaaataaataccAATTGTTGCATCACTGGGTTATTAtcttaaataattatatgaatAAGGTTCAGTAGTGTAGAAAAGATCTTTATCATTACTATTGACTTTACTCCTAGTCATATAATCTCGTATGAGATAAAAGATTTGAGTGTGTTCTTTAATTGTTCAAGAAAGATAAATTCAGCGGCTGCATTGTCAACAATGATGCAATAAGCCAATATTTGacttttatgaaaatatatatgtctAGAACCAACGATAATCCTCAAATTTAGCAAGTATCAAAGCCTTGTTTGTTGATTTAAATAGGGTGATGGAAGGATTTATTATCCGTCTtgaagagagatttgatttgaaaTTGACCGATAAAAACCATCATTTTGAAGAGGTATGTTGAAATTCACATAAGAAGTTTAAAAAAAGTAACATTAATATGTAAAACATTAGAGCATAAATTTCTGTAGATTTTTATGTGTTTCGCCTTTGGAATccacaaaaagtttaaaaagcggTCACAAAAGATGTGGGATAAGGATCGATTATGATAAGTTTGTTGGAATGTTCTCGAGAGTCACCGACATGTGACGGTTCACGATTGatgagtttaaaaaaaacaattatttagtcaaagaaaaataaaaaaaaataatattttttaaaaaacctttaaggataatcatggtcttaggACCAATTACTTTTCTGTTGAAATTCCATGGGAAACCCGGATCTAAGAAGATCCAGGCAACTACCATAATATAATAATCCCAACACAAGTAGAAAAAAAACACACCCAATAATCATACCGAATTGTTTTGAAAAGAATCATAAATCAAACGCATATATCGAATACGACTACCAAAACCAACTCAATCCCTTAAAAAGCCGCAATTGAATTTAAACCATCACAAAATCTTAAGTCTATATCTCATCACGTTctcaaaacaaataattaaacgaatatattatctatgattATGAGTCAACATTTCTTTGTCGTCATGCTTCTTGAAGACATATATACGTCATTCCTCACTTTCAATAATAGTGCATATCAACGTGACTTCCCTGAACGTAATACGTAAGTACCTGGTCCACATTTAACGGACGGACATTCTTTTCTGAAGCTCTAGACATTATCGGACCCATCAACCGTCGCAAAATTGCAGAACCGCGAGCTTCACTTTTCTTATGCTTATGCTTGCGTCTTATTCACCTTGGTGTTCGTCTTGCACCGCACCCCTTATATGCGCTTGTCTAAGCATCTGATCCAGATGAAGCTTCgatcttttattattttcttccaCATCGAGGGCTTCACGAAAACCATcttcaaactctctctctccaggAGCAAAAATTAAACCTAAATCATAACGGCTCTAACAAGTAACAAGTAAAATCAGGGCATTATAAAGAACAAgtaaattagggttttatgattaccaaaaaaatagggttttaaattttataataatattgtaAAATGTAATGGGCCTGTGGCCCATTTATGGATGGTAAATGCATGCAACGGGGTAATGTCTACGTCAGTCTTCAGCTTTTTCGAACCTTTTCTTATGACCGTTCGATTTGGTTTCTTTGAGAATCAATGGTTCCAAGTATAAAATGCATAAATTTGTTATAAACGTGTGGAGTGGAGAGTGATAATTAATTACAAGAACACAAAACCAAATCTCCCTCTACTCACGGAATCTGATACCTGAGTGGAGCAAAGCCTTACTTCAAGTATTATCAACCTCCTTTACGATTCTGTGATACTTGTTTAATCTGTTTCTTTTGTCTCGCTCTGGTTAAGTAAAGAATCTGTTTCTTGCTTGGAAAGCAATATGGATGTTTAAagttttcttgttcttgtttaatGCAtgctaaaccaaaaaaaataaccgaatgaggatgatgatgacgaaTGTGTTTAGTCGAATTGATCTTTCGAGTTTCGTTACAGGTACAACAGAACATACGTGGCAACCAACAATGTCTGCAGAGACAAACATCCCAAGTTACTGGCTTAACTGGAGATTCTTTGTCTGCGCAATCTTCATCTTAACGTCCCTGTTTCTATCTTCTTTCCTCATTTGGAAATACGAAGGACCTGTAAAACGCAAGGCTGATGATCAAAGAGAACCGGTAGGAGTTGTATACGATGATGAAACTTGGAATACTTGCGTGGCAAGGATTCATCCGAATTGGCTTTTAGGTTTTCGAGTTTTCGGTTTTGTTGTTCTTTTGGGACTCATCTCTGGTAATGCCATAGCTGATGGAGCCAGCATCTTCATCTTTTACACTCAGTGAGTTCCCATTTTTTAGTGGTTACATCAACATATTCCACTGTGAAGATAAGTTACATCACTTGTTCTGATGAGTCTTGATTGTTCTCATCAGATTGACTTTCATATTGGTCACAATCTACTTTGGGGTATGGCTTTTCTTCACCTTGTCATGGTACTGCATATGCTTTATCAACTCATAAGTATCAGCTATATGTTCTAGATCAAATTTGATTCTTAGATGTGTTTCTATGTGGAATCAAAGTGTTTTAATGAGCCAAATTAcagtgaatttttaaaaatcattgaaTTGGAGTTGGTATAATTATGCAGCTTGGAGCCTTGTTGTCCATATACAGATATAAATCTGGTGAGAATTGTCTGAACGGAGTCAGTACAGCTGATGAAGAGCTAGGGTCGTATAGACCTCCCATGAATGGCGAAAATTCGAATGTGTTTAAATTCTCAAACGGACACGAGAGACACAACACGTCTACACGTCAAGTTGCATCTACATTGGGTTACATCCATCAGGCTCTTTATCAAGTAAGTGTTGAGTTCTCTGCTCTTGTCTATCTCTGATTCTGAGCATGTTTTTTGAATTGTAGACTTGTGGAGGAGCAGTATTGCTCACAGATGGTGTGTTTTGGTTCATTATCTACCCTTTTCTCACATCCAAAGATTTCAGTCTCAGTTTTGTAAGTTCTTCACCAAGAATCTGTCACACATTTTGTTAACTGTATGCTCTGACCAAACATTTGAACTGTAGTTCATTGTGGTTATGCACTCGGTCAACGCTGTCTTCCTCCTCGGTGAAACTTTCTTGAACTCTCTGGTTAGTTTGTATTCTTAGACAACAAAAAACATGATGATTATTGTAGTGACGATTACTTTAATGATGGTTTCTTTGTATACAGCGATTCCCATTGTTCAGGATTTCATACTTTGTGGTATGGACAGGCGTATTCGTGCTATTCCAATGGATCGTTCATGCTTGTGTCTCCTTCTGGTACCTGTCATGGTTCAATCTATCCTTCTTTAATGTTTCTATGAACAGATTAGTATTACAATATGTTTGGTGCAGGTGGCCATACCCATTCTTGGATGTATCATCAGCCTATGCTCCTTTATGGTACGCTACCCAAACTCGTGTCACTGTCCCTTGCATCAGTTATGAACACCAAAAAGTAGAGATAAGACTTAACTTCCGGTTATCCAACATTTTGCATTCGGTTTTGGAAATGTAGACAATGAAAATGATTCTTGATCTTGAATGGCCTTAACACTACACAGTAATTTTCAAATGGACGTTGCAGGTATGCTGCTGTTGGGTTGATGCACTTACCATGCTTTGGATTATTTGCTTTGATCGTGAAGTTGAAGTACTTGTGGCTCTCAAAATGTTTCTCAGATGAACCATATAGTAATAGATAGcataatgcatatatatactTGAATGCCTATAGAACATAGTACAAAGAAAAATGTTTAAGACTCTCATGTACAGGTTCAGGTCCACTCTCCTATTCTCCTGCCttctttatcaatttttttttttttttgtaaataataacaTTCAAAGTTAGTTTTGAAGGAACAGATATAATCACTTATATAGTCTTTGTGTGCAGGGTAGTGAAGGCCAAAACCTATTATAACCAGAATAACTACTTTACCATTGTTCTTTCTATCATCTGCATGATAGTATATAAACTGCTCAAAGGCAATTGATCCTGAACGGCAAAACCATTGTGACAATATTCTTATCTACAAATCCTCCAAAGTCAATATATGCCTTACTAATTTGCATAGATACAAGATTTGAGCTTAAACATTCTCTTCCAGTATATTACTTTTTCGTACATATATGAACTTGCTACCTCCATGGGCCATGTCAAATCTTCATTACAGTATACAAACTACTCAACTTCACATCTATCTATTATACTAGCTTAATTCTTCTTACTGATTTATACACAAAACTTTGGTTTGCGCACACAACGATGCTTATGCTGTGCTGCCTCTTCAAAGGCTCATCTACCGTAGAAGGAACTTTGCGAGACAGTGGCAAGAGAAGCACAAGCAGCTGAATCTCCATCAGAACCATCTCGAAACTCCATGACTCTTTCATCCATAAACGGAGGATTACTTGGCAACGGCAAGACTTCCTCTTTGTTCTTTAGCATATGCAAGACCTTTGACATGGATGGTCTTAGCGATGCCATTTCTTGAGTGCACAATAGCCCTATCTGAACAACTCTCACTATCTCCTTCTTGATGATGATACTATCGTTACGATTCTTCCAGTCTAGGTTTGGATCATATATTTCCTCCAACTCTCCTGACTGAAAATGCTTCCatgcctttttttttaataacccaAAACGTGACACACAAGTTAGGTCTAAGAAAGTGAAATCTTACACTACTATGAAATGGTTTAAACTTACTTCTGTAATCAAACTGTCTGAATAATCAGACATTTTGCTTTTTGTGTTCTGCTTTCCAGTTACAATCTCTAGTACAAGAACACCGAAGCTGTAGACGTCTACTTTCTCTGTTAGCTGACCATGTGCCAAGTACTCTGGAGCCATATAGCCACTGAAGATTCACAAATATTGAATCAGAACAAACATTTCAAGTATCTCAAACAACAAAAGCATATCTGAATGTTACTTACAGAGTCCCTGCAATGGCTGTGCTGATATGACTCTTATCCTCCTGGAACGATCTTGCAAGACCAAAGTCAGCGATTTTAGCTTGAAGCTTACAATCTAGCAGAATGTTGCTTGCTTTAATATCTCTATGGATGATTTTCACACTAGACTGCTCGTGCAGATACACCAACCCTTCAGCTGTTCCAACAATGATCACGAATCTTCTTTGCCAGTCTAATGTTTTGCCTCTGTTAACATCTACAAAAGGTAATAATGAAGAACGGTTTAAGCAAGATTCTATGAATGAAACTCTCATGGAATAGTATTTAGTCTTTACCGAAGATGAACCGATCAAGGCTCTTGTTCTGAAGATACTCATAGACAAGGAGACTCTCTGGTCCTGAGCAGCTGCAACCAAGAAGCCTGACTAGGTTCTTGTGTTCAACGGAGCTGATAATGTTGACTTCATTGTAGAAATCTGCTGCTCTGTGCCTGTTGTTGAAGAATAACCGTTTCACAGCGATGTCTCGTCCATCTGCAAGAACACCCTATAAAACAAAAGCCAGAGAGATGCCACTAAACTCAATCATTTGCTTACATAAGAAGATAAAAAGAAAGACTCTTAGATCATGTCCTTACCTTATAGACAGTTCCAAATCCTCCTTGTCCAAGCTTGTTTGCGTTGTCGAAAGAACCTGTTGCTTTCTCTAGTGTTGAGTATTTGAAGTTCAAGCTACTGTCTGTTAGCGTTTTCGCCATTTTCTCTACATCATTTGATcctaaagaagaaaaacaccaaaaaaaaacttagtaaCCTTATTTTAACCGATTAATCAGAGATAGTGGTTATTGAATATATctataattacatatatattcaaTAAGTGGAACATAGACTgacctcttctcttcttttgtatGGTTCGGTGTTTGCAGATATAAACACCAATTGCTATTCCAACCATAAAGACAATCACAGAGCTAAGGACTGAAACAACAATCACCACTACAGAACCTGCATAAGTACCATTTCGTTAGAGTTATCATAAACACTCTTAAAAGCagattctataaaaaaaacatgtatcaCCATTGCCAAAGAAACCATTAGGTGGTAACTAGACATTTTATAGAGGACTAGTGACTATGAAGATTACTCAAAACTTAGGTATGATGATCCTAAACATTAACAAattcttgatttattttatatatttttttccatttatataaaatattttagcttttggcttaattataaaattattatgatgaattatcaaaattaccttataacaaacaaaagaaattagacAAGTTTGTGGATTTTCACTAACATTATTGTTTAATTAACATGTTTAGACTAATTTATAATTAGATCgatttaaacaatttaaaaaagttgaaatcaatttaagttttataaattgGATTTTAGAAAATAGTTTTGGACAAGACTGACGCCTGAATCGAATTTTAGAACTATGGTATTACCTCTTGATCTTCCGTTTCTTGGAATCTTGTTCAAGAAATCTTGATCAGAGTACCTAAGGAAACACCCAGTGTGAAGCGCACGTC comes from the Brassica napus cultivar Da-Ae chromosome A7, Da-Ae, whole genome shotgun sequence genome and includes:
- the LOC111212661 gene encoding phenolic glucoside malonyltransferase 2-like; its protein translation is MTIHIVEVSQVTPAPNSDSVLNSANSLAIPLNFFDLPWLVFQPAKRVFFYRLIESTREHFHSFILPKLKLSLSLVLRDYLPLCGRITWELNEPKPSIVVSQNDAILVTIAETDADFSLLSGYGQRPASELHTLIPEVLVSDDSATVLSLQITLFPDQGFSIGVAAHHGVSDGKTSTMFIKAWAHVCKQHLEENNVIFSLPETLTPSLDRSLIKDTTGLDEQMLKIVRSLKQGKLIGSRSLSPIPAWELGDDFFFSTLVLSRGDVERLRERVKTTSSPPSQLHLSTFVIAYAYVWTCLVKAREGNMERPVSFLFVADFRERLDPPLPPTYFGNCMFPAGSYDSKTAGDFAGEGGFVTAVEILSGLVKGFSSRKIETIAEEYKMVFDYAEVSSQFGAVAGSTRLCVYESYFGWGRPVKVDAVSIDGNKISMAERRDESGGIEIGMCMNKAELDIVLALFKNGLQN
- the LOC111212659 gene encoding uncharacterized protein LOC111212659 isoform X1 — translated: MRMMMTNVFSRIDLSSFVTGTTEHTWQPTMSAETNIPSYWLNWRFFVCAIFILTSLFLSSFLIWKYEGPVKRKADDQREPVGVVYDDETWNTCVARIHPNWLLGFRVFGFVVLLGLISGNAIADGASIFIFYTQLTFILVTIYFGLGALLSIYRYKSGENCLNGVSTADEELGSYRPPMNGENSNVFKFSNGHERHNTSTRQVASTLGYIHQALYQTCGGAVLLTDGVFWFIIYPFLTSKDFSLSFFIVVMHSVNAVFLLGETFLNSLRFPLFRISYFVVWTGVFVLFQWIVHACVSFWWPYPFLDVSSAYAPLWYAAVGLMHLPCFGLFALIVKLKYLWLSKCFSDEPYSNR
- the LOC111212659 gene encoding uncharacterized protein LOC111212659 isoform X2; the encoded protein is MRMMMTNVFSRIDLSSFVTGTTEHTWQPTMSAETNIPSYWLNWRFFVCAIFILTSLFLSSFLIWKYEGPVKRKADDQREPVGVVYDDETWNTCVARIHPNWLLGFRVFGFVVLLGLISGNAIADGASIFIFYTQLTFILVTIYFGLGALLSIYRYKSGENCLNGVSTADEELGSYRPPMNGENSNVFKFSNGHERHNTSTRQVASTLGYIHQALYQTCGGAVLLTDGVFWFIIYPFLTSKDFSLSFFIVVMHSVNAVFLLGETFLNSLDFILCGMDRRIRAIPMDRSCLCLLLVAIPILGCIISLCSFMVCCCWVDALTMLWIICFDREVEVLVALKMFLR
- the LOC111212664 gene encoding cysteine-rich receptor-like protein kinase 2; this translates as MMKEPTHHRHLPCLFLFLLSLLRPITSDPRARSVKITCSPQLEHNETVFVPNFVASMEKISQVVQTTGFGTAQTGSGPDGNYALAQCYGDLPLNDCVLCYAEARTILPKCYPQNGGRIFLDGCFMRAENYSFYKEFKGPEDTVICGNTTKRNNATFGDAVRQVVRNAVAAAPGSGGYARGASENGESAFALVNCWRNLSPESCKQCLEDASASMVDKCLPWSEGRALHTGCFLRYSDQDFLNKIPRNGRSRGSVVVIVVSVLSSVIVFMVGIAIGVYICKHRTIQKKRRGSNDVEKMAKTLTDSSLNFKYSTLEKATGSFDNANKLGQGGFGTVYKGVLADGRDIAVKRLFFNNRHRAADFYNEVNIISSVEHKNLVRLLGCSCSGPESLLVYEYLQNKSLDRFIFDVNRGKTLDWQRRFVIIVGTAEGLVYLHEQSSVKIIHRDIKASNILLDCKLQAKIADFGLARSFQEDKSHISTAIAGTLGYMAPEYLAHGQLTEKVDVYSFGVLVLEIVTGKQNTKSKMSDYSDSLITEAWKHFQSGELEEIYDPNLDWKNRNDSIIIKKEIVRVVQIGLLCTQEMASLRPSMSKVLHMLKNKEEVLPLPSNPPFMDERVMEFRDGSDGDSAACASLATVSQSSFYGR